The DNA region cttcaggatatattggtggggtcatccatccagggaagtctggttggcatcatggtagcatctggaacctggtggctgaagagagagttaacatacaaagtcaaacaaattgttgaacctaaaggctggaatagtgcagatgaagagttgggggtctctgttttggaaatagcttgtaggtctattccaaagggcctatgactttactagtttttgcctgagcctgacatctgatatgcaggtggacacaagttattgtctggggagatggtgtcagagttggaaaagggGCCAGGGAGTTctggggctcacgtggggtggctccagccaggaggcaaACCACTGATCTTCCCTCACTGGCTCTAAGGGGCCCAGCGATCAGAAAGGAAGACtcggggagtattctggtacaaacactcgttttatttgagggtgggcttgggtttatatagaaagttaaacaaagaacatttttcaaatatgtcagaaattacaggtttcttaaaggtcagcttgcccttatggtagggggctggtatgacaagaattgatgtgatacataaaggtcaagacaattattctccatgatgcaggcaggttaattatccaaaggcatttgagagaagcataggggttaaaccagtaaggtgaggtagagaaaagataaacaaggattgatgtaaatcacagatatcaaaaacCATAAGGAAATAGGAGTTTTGGggtttctctgtctggtgtttgaggtgtatgacagagtatgttctcctttgtgatcaaaagatgAAGCGGatttgtgaactttgagtgactatcaTGAACTCTGAGTGAACCTTCAAAcgggcagccatgtggcctgctgctagcagggagaaactaagtgtgagaggcttgtaggctttctgtgagcttgagatgCTAACAAGggaaaactgagtctgggagacttttccctcttggctcatctctaaggagagggctaacaagtgaggtgtctttccagacctccatccaaggatggggagagtttccctaagctctaccaagcttccaCATAGTCTACAAGggagctggatcaaggaagagagtggatcccaaatatgggggaaggtgtataaatattgttggctataaaccccatcgatttgatttatttgatagagacacccacagccctgcttcaccacttgcaaagctttccccctgcaggtggagaccaggggcttgaacccaggtccttgcacactgtaacatgtgcactcaaccaggtgcaccaccacccgcctccCAAAGGCAACTATTTAATTTCATCCCTGTGTACAATGTAAATAGATGATACAAACAAGCAGACAAAAACCAAATAaagaaaaccaaccaaccaaccaaccaaaggtACATTAGCAACAAAATTACCTGAGACCAAGGAGGTAGGGTGGAGAGACATAAAAAATGTCatactgggtggtggtggggggatgggaGGCATCGCAACCCATTAAGTGCACCTAGtaggaagtgcaaagacccatgccaggacccgggttcaagcccccagtctccacctgtagggggtctacttcatgagcggtgaagcaagtctgcaggtgtctctctgtctctgtctctctccctccttgtctctccttccctctcaatttctctctgtcctgtccaataacatgggaaaaatggttgccaggaacagtgggtttgtaatgctggcactgagccccattgataaccctggaggcaaaaaagtggTGGGTATCCCAGGAGGGTGGCTTTATCctaagtggataaagcactggagtctcaggcatgaagtcccgagtttgagtcctggcattaCGTGTGTCACAGGGAGGCGTTgggtctttttcattctctctctctttttattttgattatctttatttatttagtggatggaaacagtcagaaattgaaatgaggaggtgagagagacagagagacacctgcagccctgtttcaccactcccaaagctttcccccttcaggtgggtaccccggggcttgaacatgtgtgctcaacctggtgtgctacctcccagttCCTTATTCTCTCTCATGGGTAGATAAAGCTTGAGAAAATTCAAAAGAAGGTAGTGCAGTGTCtctgatagacagacagagagacagagagaccagggaggtggttcagtgggtagtgTGGCTCTCTTTTCATGCACGAGGTTcctaggtttgattcccagcactgcaaaGACAGAGGGAACTGGCACCCATGGATGATGGGGCATCGCTCTGGCAGGAAGCCACAGAAGAGATGAGCAGGGAGGGGATGGCTCCGGGGGCTCCATTCCTGAGACTCTGCGGTTTGATTTTCAGGCTGGTACCATGGGGagggaaggcaggaagggagagaaggcagacaggaaggaaggaggtaaagggggaaagaagagaaaggcaggaaaagagaggaagggagagggggaaggagatgaaagaaggaaggaagaagaagaatgaggaagagaaaaggaggaagaaggacagaatgaggaagaaagggagaaggagagaaaggaggaaagggaggaaggaggaagataagaagaaagaaggagaaaaagaaaaaggagaagtacTAGAAGtaatagaaggagaaagataaaaagaggagtaaaagtaggagaaggaggcggagaaggagaaagagaaagaaggagcaaaagaagagatgaggaaaaaggaggaggggagggggaaagatcaggtgggggaaagaggaggagaaggatgaagaggaggaggaggagcaaaggaagaggaggaggagaaggaggaagaggagaaagaggaggaggaagaggagagagaggagaaagaggaggagggggaagagggggagaaggaagaggagaaagaggaggatgaagaagaggaggaaggaggaggagaatgaggaggaagagaagaagggggagaaggaggaggaggaagaggaggaggaggaatgaaagaggaggaggaagaggctgagggagaggaggaggaagagggaggaggagaaggacaaaggAGATCATGTCCAAGCCTCGTGACCTGTCTCCAGGGGCTGCCCCTTTGTGGCGTCAGTGACAAGAGCACATCTGGGAACAAACTCTGCCAAGTGGCCGTGAGGACACAGCACAGGgcccctgagagagagagagagagagagagagagagagagagagagagagagagagagagaggagagcaggacCTCAGGGTGGAGGACAGCCCAGACTTGCCCAGCCTCTGAGAATCTCGCAGCCCTGGGAGCCCCAGCACCCCCTCACCCTCCTCCGTTCCTGTGACCCCcccactttctcttctttctatatTTCTGTCTCCCCACCAAAGGCCACTTCCCACTTCCGGGACGGTCGGTAGGTGCTGGGGCTCCTGTGATGACAAGATGCTCCCTCCCTGGTCCTCTCTGTGGTTTCAACCCAGGTCTCTGTGTCTTGAGGGGAGTAAGAAACAGGAAGACACATGGCTGTGGTCTCAACCGTGGCTTCTTCTTTACAGATTGAGAATCTTGATAGCTCTGACCCCATCCTTTGCTCTCGGGGAGCCTGAGTCTGGAGGGAGAGCCCTGGAGTCTCACACACCAAGCCAAGAAAtaaaagagactctcctttctccatttaatagactGGAAGCCccttcgtaaaaaaaaaaaaaatagatgcttttaaaaaatatttatttattcccttttgttgcccttgttttattgttgtagttattattgttgttgtcatcattgttggataggacagagagaaatggaaagagatgagggaagacagagagggggagagaaagacagacacctgcagccctgcttcaccgcggtatccttccactggtccttgtgctttgcgccacctgccacctgcgcttaagccgctgagctacagcccaactccccaaattagATGTTTTTAGGTGTTgcagggcttacttctgggctctcaatttcgTTCCCCTGGTActgtgtctttttttgttgtctttttgtttcaGTATCAAGCTATTTTGATTCCAGTGGGCCTagagtatagtttgagatctgggaatgtgatgcctccagttctgtttttcttttattttcctctcaagatcgttttggaaattctacatatttttttttgatttacaaaaatcataagataacaccgttcccaccaccagagtgtctctattccctccactggaaactgcagtggttctgctaaggtcacacatatgggttgactattatttcttgttttttcttttcttttcttttcttttcttttcttcccttttcctttcttttcttctttctttctttctttctttctttctttctttctttctttctttctttctttcttttaccagagcactgctaagctctggtttatggtggctcagggtattgaacctgggactttggtgcctgaggcaggctgagaaagttgtggcctATAGaaactatggaatactacttagttatGAAGAATGACaaagtcatcttctttgcctcctcttggatgaagcttgaaggaatcatgtgaagtgaaatcagccagaaagagaaagatgaatatgggatgatctttgCTCATAGAAAGAATTGAAGAAACAAGGCcagaaaggaggaaaaacaaagtgaatgttttgggatgtgtgtgtgtgtgtgtgtgtgtgtgtgtgtgtgtgtgtgtgtattgtaccaaagcaaaggaatggGAAATAGGGTTTTGGGTGGGGGGACTTTGGGGTCCTAAGTTGGAAGATGAGGATTGtgacagacacctatcatgcgGAGATGGGGAATTGTCTTATATTTCCAAGTTTCACAAGTACTTTTATGCCctgataaaatgagagagagagagagacagagagagagagacatgggtcTAGTCATTCAGTGTCCACACTGCAGACCCCTGCACTTGTAGATGGGGAGGGTGAGAGGTCCTGAGTCCAGAGGGAGGGAACCTGACACTCTTAAaactttgcctctgcaggtggggaccaggggcttgaacctgggttcctgagcCCTGTGACAcgactgcttaaccaggtgtgccaccgcctgcccctgtctcttgttctctatttcttccttccatcttgatttctggctgtctctatccaatacataaataaaagatagttGAAAAAATAAACACCACAACACACGTCCTTGAATTATGAACCCTTTTCTTGAATTATGGAGTCAGAGGGGTGTGGTGAGAGCCCTGCCATTGGTAGTCAGTTGTCTGAAAGCTGCAGTGCCCTTAGATCCCACATCCTGTGCCCTCCTTCACTGGGACCCATGcaatcttattttttatgtttttaaaattaaaaaaaatatttattcccttttgttgtccttgtagttttattgttgtagttattattattattgttgttgttggataggacagagaaatggagagaggagggggagacagagaagaggagagaaagacagacacctgcagacctgcttcaccgcctgtgaagcgactcccctgcaggtggggagccgggggctcgaaccgagatccttatgcaggtccttgcgctttgcaccacctgcgcttaaccctctgtgctacccccAACTCCTGATTTACAGTATAttcttaaaaagtttttattagtgatttaatagtgattaacaagattgtacgataacagggtacaattccacacagttcccaccgccagagttctgtgtcccattccttcactggaagcttccctattctttttaaaattattagtgacttacaaaattacaagataacagaggtacaactcttcactattcccaccaccagagttctgaattcctaattcctccattggaagctacagtaattctcttaaggttgtagatatgggatAACTATTATTTtacaactctctgtctatatttgtacatttcCCCCCCTATGGTtccatcttttcctttccaagtcacacataaacctattactCCATCTAAAtgtttctcccccttttcttcttctctttctgaatcCTGATggtgttggagttcagagccctctgttcatcttcccccatcatttctctccctttgggagtatggattaaatttttttatggggttcagaaggtagaaggtctgtcatctgtagttgcttctccaatggacatgggtgtaggcaggtggatccatacctccagcctgtttctctctttccctggtggggcagggatctggggaggtagggttccaggacatactggtggggtcatctgcccagggaagtcaggttgcaaTTTTAGTAATGTCTGCgacttagtggctgaaagtcagtaagatGTTAAGCAggacaatttttttaataaacaggagcccaaaggcaggaacagagcagataaaACAAGGGGTCTtcttgtaggaagaagctaggaagtctattttagatatgttccaaggggcctgtgactttactaagttttgcatgagcctgatggctaacatgcaggtgggctaaaacatcttgtctgggaagatggtgtcagagttgagaataagactagaaagcttgatcagggcagagagtagctcccaaacatgaggaaagtatataaataccattaacttgtggggcagcccccctgctctgatgctgtggtctatttacatcatcattgttttgcctgagacccaccctgcctgcagggtattggttaatcccattggttagaaccttcacaacagctgctatggaagctttctaccttcacgctcttttctccaccccctctcctaggcatttccttttcccacatgccacttctggttaaaaatatataaaggtgttgtctctaaTCAACAAAGGCGTTGCATTGCGTTCCTACttcgccacgagttcctggttcctctttcctgcatcactgagtaagcagcagcccaggttggctctggttgagttctctccaacccagagagcatgtgcccgggaagaaacacccacaaagctagcccagcattaactgtaaatcccagcgatctgacccagggcccaagtctgttcatgttcagcacaggagcctgtgtgacctcttggtccctgtcagtctgggctcacagtccatggtcaagaCAgtctagtcttttttaaaaaaaatatttattcccttttgttgcccttgttgttttattgttgtaattattattgttgttgttgctgtcatcgttgttggataggttgttggataggacagagagaaatggagagaggaggggaagacggagaggtggagagaaagacagacacctgcagacctgcttcaccgcctgggaagtgactcccctgcaggtggggagccgggggtttgaaccgggacccctatgctggtccttgcgctttgcgccatgtgcgctaaacccgctgtgctaccgcccaacattCTAGTCTTTAACACCTAAGTACAGCCTGTCATCTCTCCTTGACTGGTGTCTGGGCGACATGTCAGGACCCCAAAGTCTCTTTTCATGCTGTTCCTTCCCCCCCTTCTCCAGAGACCTTTGCTTGGTGCAttacaccacatccagtccaagtttcaccttatgatttttttttttttttttgcctccagggttctcactatgaatccacagctcccggaGGTAATTCTATCCCCTTtgattagacaggacagagagaaattgagagaggagggggagctagagagggagacagacagagagacacctgcagacctgcttcaccacctgtgaagcttcccccttgcaggtagggagttgggggctcaaactgggatccttgggctaagtcctatgtgcacttaaccgggtgcaccactgtctggtccctcATTCTATGCTTTCCTTCACTGCCCTTTATTCttcagttccacctataagtaagatgattcaatattgatctttctctttctggcttgtctcacgccacataataccttcaagttctgaccaagacATTTCGAAGGAGCTGACTTCATCTTTTTatcagctgtatagtattccatctGTGTCTAAGTACCACAGCCTTCCTGGCCCTCAGGGTTGTTTCACAAATCTCGGTGGACTTCCCAGCTGCAGAAAATACCATAATGCCAGAAATACCACCCATCCCTGGATCCTCTGACTTTGGCTGTGAGTTTGGAGactcagggagccctggggtggtggtggtgggaactcagGGAGGTCAGAGCAGAAGTCCAGAACACAGCTGGACAGGGCTGGGTTGGGTAAGGGAAAAGGTGCTgggggaagggtgtgtgtgtcagCATTTTGGCATCTTCTCACAAATCCAGCTGTTATTATTATGACAGAAGGCATCATTCCACAGCCCTGTTTTTATCATCTCAATGCAGCTCTCAGCATTCTTATGATCATTGGGCTCCCCCGGGCTCCAGTGGCTGCAAGAGTTTGGGGAGACATAGCTCAGACTCTGGGCAGGTGGCAAGCCAGGGGTTCAAGCTCCAACCTCCATCCTGCTTCTTGCCTGGGTCTAATCCAGAGAtcctctccccacccatccaatGGCGCATCCTAAACAAACACCAGGGACATAAGTTTGTATTCCCTGCACTCCTTTTTTTtagatgtttaaaatattttatattaaagggagagagagagagagacagaaatatatcAGAcatctgctcaactctagctgctggtggtgctggggattgaatctgggacctcagagtctcaggcaggagagtctctttttatgtttttgaatctttattcgttttttgatagagacagccagaaatcaagagggagggggagattgagagggagagagacagagagacacctgcggctctgcttcaccacttgcaaagctttccccctgcaggtggggactgggggctcaaacccgggtccttgtgcactgtaacatgtgtgctcaaccaggtgcgtcaccacccggcccagcCCTCGGCAGAAgattctttttgcaaaaccatgatactgtttccccagcctctgcctttttagagagagagagagagagagagagagagagagagagagagagattgataggattcctgctcagcactggtggtgctagggattgaacctgggacctgaggaaAGTCTTTTTCCATCACCACTATGCTATAGTCTcagtccttattttatttatttttatgagagagagagagagagagagagagagagagagagagatggagagaaacaggatttctgctcagctctgtctgctgctggtgctggggattgaacctgggacctcagagcctcaggcaggagagtctctgcagaaccagATGCTGTGTCTCCATCCCTGCTCTCTGCATTTAAGTGTCTGCTCATTCAGGAGGTTACTTTGTCCCctgaccacccccccacccagggGAACCCCAGAAATCTGACCAGGGCCCCTGCCTTTGAGTGACTCTGTTCCTCTTCCAGGAATTTCTCTCACCTGAGATTGAGCCGGGTGCCATCCACCCACTGGTAATATTGAATGTTGCCAGATGAGTGGCGGATAGCCTTCAGCCCCAGCCAGTAACTGTGGTCTCTATTGGCTTCCTTTAGGAAgttctagaaggaaaaaaa from Erinaceus europaeus chromosome 23, mEriEur2.1, whole genome shotgun sequence includes:
- the LOC132535500 gene encoding C-type lectin domain family 2 member G-like isoform X1; this encodes MDDVVYGNMGRGLWEDPTVSRQKCRSPAPSPCAEGTSGPQQCWGRRTVLVALGLSATAVLCVIILSVLLARVSQSLTSTRKDLKDFRAELSLATGPHNRSCQLCPTWWLPAQGSCYFFSQGQATWAEAQRLCLASEAHLVVVGDLEEQNFLKEANRDHSYWLGLKAIRHSSGNIQYYQWVDGTRLNLRGFQSIKWRKESLFYFLAWCVRLQGSPSRLRLPESKGWGQSYQDSQSVKKKPRLRPQPCVFLFLTPLKTQRPGLKPQRGPGREHLVITGAPAPTDRPGSGKWPLVGRQKYRKKRKWGGHRNGGG
- the LOC132535500 gene encoding aggrecan core protein-like isoform X2, with protein sequence MDDVVYGNMGRGLWEDPTVSRQKCRSPAPSPCAEGTSGPQQCWGRRTVLVALGLSATAVLCVIILSVLLARGSCQLCPTWWLPAQGSCYFFSQGQATWAEAQRLCLASEAHLVVVGDLEEQNFLKEANRDHSYWLGLKAIRHSSGNIQYYQWVDGTRLNLRGFQSIKWRKESLFYFLAWCVRLQGSPSRLRLPESKGWGQSYQDSQSVKKKPRLRPQPCVFLFLTPLKTQRPGLKPQRGPGREHLVITGAPAPTDRPGSGKWPLVGRQKYRKKRKWGGHRNGGG